The following are encoded in a window of Deltaproteobacteria bacterium genomic DNA:
- a CDS encoding VOC family protein → MKLGYTLFYVEDVEETMNFYQKAFGLAKGFLHESNQYGEMETGETKIGFVHHNTAGSHGFEYEKPNKAGKPFAFEVGFVTPNVEVAFKKAVEAGAHPVSQPTAKPWGQVVSYVRDCNGFLVEICSPMG, encoded by the coding sequence ATGAAACTTGGGTACACTCTCTTTTACGTAGAAGACGTTGAGGAAACTATGAATTTTTACCAAAAGGCTTTCGGACTTGCCAAGGGCTTTTTGCATGAAAGCAATCAATATGGGGAAATGGAAACGGGCGAAACAAAGATCGGTTTTGTTCACCATAACACTGCTGGCTCCCACGGGTTTGAATATGAGAAGCCAAACAAGGCTGGAAAGCCATTTGCCTTTGAGGTTGGGTTTGTCACGCCTAACGTAGAAGTAGCATTTAAGAAAGCTGTCGAAGCAGGTGCCCATCCTGTTAGTCAACCTACCGCTAAACCATGGGGTCAAGTGGTCTCTTACGTTCGCGATTGTAACGGCTTTCTTGTTGAAATCTGTTCGCCAATGGGTTGA
- a CDS encoding PLDc_N domain-containing protein, which yields MYSTYSFFGVVVLILDIVAIVSVMSGCSSIERKVLWTVLVLILPVVGMALYYLIGKNSQDKIAN from the coding sequence ATGTATTCTACCTATAGCTTTTTTGGTGTCGTGGTATTGATACTCGACATCGTTGCAATCGTGAGCGTGATGAGCGGTTGCTCTTCCATCGAGAGGAAAGTATTGTGGACTGTCCTTGTACTGATCTTACCCGTTGTGGGTATGGCTCTGTACTACCTGATTGGAAAGAACAGCCAGGACAAAATCGCTAATTGA